A window of Mobiluncus massiliensis genomic DNA:
AGCGCAGACAGCACCGCCAAGTTGGGCCACGAGAGGCGCACATCAGCAGCGGCTTGCAAAGCAGGTTTTGCCAGGTAGGCGACTCCCAAACCGGCGGCACGCACCATTTTCAGGTCGTTGGCTCCGTCTCCCATCGCCACGCAGCTTTCTAGGCTGGCTCCGAGTTTGGCCGCCCAGGAACGCAGGCAAATTTCCTTGGTTTCGGCGGTGACAATATCGCCCTCGGGATTGCCGGTCAGCTGGCCGTTGGCCACCTCGAAACTGTTTGCCTTGACGAAATCCAGCCCAATTTCCGCCGCGTGCGGCGCTACCAGTTCCCTGAATCCGCCGGAAACTACCCCGACCTTTACGCCGCGGCGATGAAAAGCCGATACCATCTGTGCCGCTCCCGGGGAAAAGTGGTAGTCCTGGCGCACCTGGTCCAAAACACTGGCCGGAAGGCCCCGCAAGGTTCCCATGCGTCGCCGCAGGGATTGGGCAAAATCGAGTTCCCCACGCATGGCGGCAGCGGTGATGGCGGCGACTTCCTCCTGCGTACCGGCGTGAGCAGCTACCAGGTCGATGCCTTCCCCGGTAAACAGGGTGGAGTCCCCGTCCAAAACCACCAGAGCGGGACCGTGCTGGGCCATTGCCCCTGCCGTTATCGCCACAGCCAGGCCCTCTGAGTCAAGATCATGCTCCAAAGCGCGAGTCCACGCGGCTCTCTGTTCGCGAGTCGTGGGGGGTGACGCGGGAACAAACAGCGACACTCGGTCTAGCCCCTCTGCGGAGGACCGGGTGGGGGACGCGGAGGTATTCAGTCCGGTAGCACGAATAACCGCGGATTGAAACGATTCAGGCGTTAAGTCCGCAGAATTTCCCTCCCATACGCAGGAAAAGCGCAGGGGTAGCGAAGTTTCTGTCATGGTCTAGTGTTCGACGCGGGTGTCCTTGGGGACGACAGTAATCCCGGAATCGGTCACCAGGAAACCGCGCGCCCGGTCTTGTTCAAGGTCGACGCCGATGGTAACGCCCTCGCCAACGTAAACGTTCTTGTCCAAGATGGCACGGTCGACTCTCGCGTGCCGTGCCAGCACCACGCCGTTCATCAAGACTGAGTCCGTCACTTCGGACCAGGAGTTCAGGCGAACTCCCGGAGAGAGAATCGAGTGGACACAACGCGCTCCGGAAATAATCGTGCCGCTGGAAACAAAAGAGTCGATGGCGTGACCCATGCGGGAATCATCACCGTAGACGAACTTCGCGGGGGGTAGCTCGCCGTCCACAGTCGTCATAATCGGCCACTTCGGGTTGTATAGGTTAAAGACGGGGTGGACCGCGATGAGATCCATGGAGGCCTCGTAGTAGGCGTCAAGAGTACCGACGTCACGCCAGTAATCCCGGTCCCGTTCGGTCGAGCCGGGGATGTCATTGCGGATAAAGTCGTAGCAGTGAGCTTCCCCGCGGGACACGAAATAGGGCACGATATCCCCGCCCATATCGTGATTTGAATCGTCATTTTGGGAGTCTAGCTGCAATGCCTCGAGCAGGGCATCAGTATTGAACACGTAGTTGCCCATCGATGCCAGTATCTGATCCGGAGCATCTGGCAGTCCGACCGCATCTTGAGGCTTTTCCCGGAAAGCTGCGATTTTACCCGATGCGTCCGCTTCAATAACTCCGAAAGAAGAAGCCAAGCTGAGCGGCTGACGGATTCCAGCCACGGTAGCGGGCAGACCGGACGCGATGTGTTCGTTCACCATCTGCGAAAAGTCCATCCGATAAATATTGTCCGCTCCGATAATCAGCACGTAGTCGGGGCGCTCATCACTGATGATGTTCTCAGATTGGAAAATCGCGTCCGCCGAACCCATGTACCAGTGCTTTCCGGTGCGTTGCTGAGCCGGAACCGGTGCCACGTAGTTGCCCAGAATGTTCGACATATGCCACGCTGTGGCGATGTGTCGGTCCAGGGAATGGGACTTGTATTGAGTTAGGACGATGACCCGGTGATAACCGGAGTTCACCACGTTAGACAGCGCGAAGTCAATGAGCCGGTAGTGCCCTCCAAAAGGCACCGCGGGCTTGGCGCGGTCTTCAGTTAAAGGCATCAGGCGCTTGCCTTCGCCACCAGCGAGAATAATTGTCAGAACTTTTGGTAGAGCCACATATTAACCCTAAAAGATTTTTTAGCTTTTGTGGGGCTTTTGGGGCATCTTTTACCAGCAAATGGGATAAGTTAGAAGTGCAGTCGCGGTTCGCTGGCCAGGGATTTCCGGGGACGTTACGGACCGGGTTGTTCAGGGTCCATTTTTGTGTTGAAGCGAGGTTGCCATGCGTGTTGATTTGATGAGTCGGGAATACCCTCCGAAAGTTTACGGGGGTGCTGGGGTTCACGTCACTGAACTTGCCAAGGTTTTGCGTCAGCGGGCAGAAGTCAGGGTCCACTGTTTTGAGGGTCCCCGTCCCGCGGGTACGGAAGGCGGGGAACCGGGGGTCACCGGGTATGACTATCTGGAGGGACTGGCTGACGCCAATGCCGCCATCCGCACTTTGGGCGTGGACTTGGAGTTCGTGGCTGGTGCAGCCGGAGCTGACGT
This region includes:
- the serB gene encoding phosphoserine phosphatase SerB; this translates as MSLFVPASPPTTREQRAAWTRALEHDLDSEGLAVAITAGAMAQHGPALVVLDGDSTLFTGEGIDLVAAHAGTQEEVAAITAAAMRGELDFAQSLRRRMGTLRGLPASVLDQVRQDYHFSPGAAQMVSAFHRRGVKVGVVSGGFRELVAPHAAEIGLDFVKANSFEVANGQLTGNPEGDIVTAETKEICLRSWAAKLGASLESCVAMGDGANDLKMVRAAGLGVAYLAKPALQAAADVRLSWPNLAVLSALTLPD
- the glgC gene encoding glucose-1-phosphate adenylyltransferase — encoded protein: MALPKVLTIILAGGEGKRLMPLTEDRAKPAVPFGGHYRLIDFALSNVVNSGYHRVIVLTQYKSHSLDRHIATAWHMSNILGNYVAPVPAQQRTGKHWYMGSADAIFQSENIISDERPDYVLIIGADNIYRMDFSQMVNEHIASGLPATVAGIRQPLSLASSFGVIEADASGKIAAFREKPQDAVGLPDAPDQILASMGNYVFNTDALLEALQLDSQNDDSNHDMGGDIVPYFVSRGEAHCYDFIRNDIPGSTERDRDYWRDVGTLDAYYEASMDLIAVHPVFNLYNPKWPIMTTVDGELPPAKFVYGDDSRMGHAIDSFVSSGTIISGARCVHSILSPGVRLNSWSEVTDSVLMNGVVLARHARVDRAILDKNVYVGEGVTIGVDLEQDRARGFLVTDSGITVVPKDTRVEH